The Flavobacteriales bacterium genomic sequence CCGTATCATTGCGGAAGGTGAGCGCGACAAGGCCAGCGAACGGGTCACACAGGAAAAAGAGCAGGTGAAGGCGCTCATCGCTATTGAAACCAAGCTGAAACAGGAAGAGACCAACCGGAAGCTGGCAGAGATCACCCTGCAAACCGAAAGACTCAAAGCGGATGCGGAGAAGGTGAAGGCTGATGCTGAATCCTATAAGAATGCGAAGCTTGTTTCCGCCGGTCTGACACCACAAGAGAAGGCAACCTTCGAAAAGGAAACCGCCATCGGTGTGGCTTCCCAACTGGCCAACATCCAATTCCCCACCACCATGATCATCGGCGATTCCAAAGGAGGAACCCCGCTTGAATCACTCATCGGTGCAGCCATGGCCAAGCAGCTGTTGCCGAAATAGGATGGCATGTGTTGATGTGCCAATGTGATAATTTGAAAATGATGCTTTGCGATGAAGGTGAACTTCGGAGCGGGTGGGGAAGTCAATAGTCAATAGTTAATAGTTAATAGTCAATAGTTAATAGTTAATAGTTAATAGTTAATAGTTAATGGTTAATGGTTAATGGTTAATAGTTAATAGGAGTCGGCTGTCATTGACGCGACCGAAGGGAGCGCTTTACCATTTATGCTCCCAACGGGAGCACCTTGCCACTTTCGCGACCATCGGGAGCAACTGACCGCGCAACGTACTGACCATTACCGATCCCGCCCGATGATCTCGAAACTCTTTTTTAATTCTTCACCCCGCTGATCTACCAGGGTGATCACATGTTTTCCTTCGGGTGGACTTATGGCCATCTGATGGAAGTCGCTGGTTTTTCCCAGGTACGTTTGGTCAAGGTACCAGTAAATGACCGCATCTGCTTCGCGATGGGCTGCTTTGAATATGGTGGCGCCCATGTTACCATCCAATTCACGGGGTACAAAAATCCTGGCGGTGTGTCGGGGATATACAAGTTCCATGGATCGGTGTGTTTCATCTGAACTCATGTCGTTCAAACAATCCGATCGGTAAGGGGGAAGGGTTTGATATTGACTGCTGGTTTTCTTATAGTACCATTCCATGGCGGGAGGAAGTACAAAACGGGATTCGTTGATGAAGTCACCCTCCTGTTCACAGGAAGCATGTACCTGCCATTTTCCATCTCGGGTGATGTGTGCGATCCTGTGATATGGACATGCGGAAAGCCGTACGCCTGACTTTGGAACCGTAAGGGTGTCGGGGATACCGCACAGAGGTGTGGACCGGTACCCGCTTTCTTTGCATGTGGTGATTTTTTCGAGGTCATCCCAGGGTGTATCAAACCATGCTTCACCATGGGGAAGTATCCGGATCAGATCAAACAGGATCGGGGCTGCGGCTCTCAGACCGATGAGTTCCGGACGCCCCTCGCCATCCGCATTGCCCGTCCATACTCCCACTACGTAATCCGGTGTGACACCAATGGCCCATCCGTCTCGAAATCCCAGACTGGTTCCCGTTTTCCAGGCCACCATCCGCGAAGATGCGAATTCCCTCCATGCACCCTCTTCTTCGGGACGTTCCACATCCAGCATGGCGTTGAATGTTGTCCAGATCGCACCTGCACTTAGATGTGACCCATTGAGAAGCATGCGCTTGTTATCTGTGGTATCCGGGAGGTATCGGAGTGTGTGGTAATCACCGGGGTCGTATTGTCCGTTGTTTGCTCGGAAATGATTCAGCGTGCGTGCCATGGAAGCATAAGCACCCGCGAGGTCCCATAAGCTGGCTTCGGCACCACCCAGAATGATGGAAAGACCATAGTGTTGTGGTGAACGGTTGAGTGTGGTGATGCCGCAGCTTTGTAAAATATGATGAAATTTCTCGATGCCGAATTGTTGCAGCATCAGTACGGCGGGAATGTTCAGCGATTTGGCCAAGGCCCGGTGGGCAGGAACAGCTCCCCTGTAATCGTTGTCGAAATTGGTGGGAGCATATCCGCCGATATTAATCGGGATATCCGGCACAAGCGTATTTGGCAGAATATCACCGGATGTGAGCATGGAGGCATAGAGGAACGGTTTGAGTACACTGCCCGTGCTACGTCCTGCAGGTATTACATCTACCTGCCTGCCATGGTCGTCTCCGGAAGTACCTTGTTCATTTCCGATGTATACCTTCACGTCGCCGGAATTGACATCGGCGATCAGTACGGCTGCATTGTAGATTCCGTTTGCAGCCAGCTCTTTTCCGTGACGTTCGACAATGTCCACTGCGTGCAACTGCATGTCGAGTTGCACATGAGTGCGGTACCTTCCGGGACCGTGTTCAAGGTGGATTCTGTTAAGGAGATGCTGGGCGATGTGTGGCAAAGGAAGCGGGCGGTTCGGTGTGGTTTCAAGGGCCGCTAGTTTAGCTTCTTCGGCTGTAATGTCGCCATGTACCTGAAGCTGTTGCAAAAGCCTGTCGCGCTTATTCTGCAAAGCCTTTTTATTCCGTCCCGGAAACAACAGGGAAGGAGCATTGGGTAAAACGGCAAGCACGGAGGATTCGGCCCATGACAATTGGTCCGGGCTTCGGCCGAAATATCGCCATGACGCAGCTTCAAGGCCGACTACATTTCCACCAAACGGGGCATGGGAAGCATAGAGACCCAGTATCTCGGTTTTGGAATATCGCAACTCCAGCCTGATTGCCATGCAGATCTCAATGGCTTTTTCCCATATTGTACGTGACTTTCCCTTCCTGGACAGGCGTATTACCTGCATGGACAATGTGCTGCCTCCGCTTACTTTGTGGCCTGTCTGCAGGTTCTGTTTGATGGCCCGAGCTAAGGCAAGCGGGTCTACACCGGGGTGACGGTAAAATCTCTTGTCTTCAAAACAGATGATGGCCCGCCGGAATTTCTCGGGCACCGAATCACCTGGAGGAAACCGCCATTGACCGTCTGCAGCTATTCGTGCGCCCATCAGATGGCCATCGGTGTCTTCAATAACGGTTGATACCGGGTCATCAAACAAGGGTTCTGGCAGGCATGTCCAAAACAGGTAAAGAGCAACTACACTGCATGCGACAATGATGCGCCACACCCATCTCCTGCGTCCTGCCATTGCAACCAACCCGTGCCTGTGAGTTTACGGATTTGGTGTTTGTATGACTTCCACCCATCTTCCCTTGGTGCGGGCATGTATGGATTCATCGTACATCGCATACGATTGCACAGCCGGTAGATAGTAGCTGCCCAGGTAGCTGGCATTCAACAATACCCTGAACACTTTGGTCTGGCCGCGGTTCAGATTGAAATACATGTGTACCCGGTCATCCCTGATGTCTTCATACGTCGGAAGATCGTAGCCCTCAGTTTCGCTTTGCCCGTCCATGCGATCGTTGATGATCTCCCATCCTGAAGGGAAGATTTGGGTGAGGGCCATTTGCTGATAGTCCTCTGCCCGGGAACCTGCATGGGTTACTTTGACCACCGCCATGAAATCGGTACCCTGTTCAATGGATGCGGGATCCACTTCTTTTCCATCCAGATTTCGGTAGGCAACACTGATCTGAAGGTCTTTTGCACTTTCCATTTCTTCTCCGGCTTTTGGTATGCCTTCTATGATTACCCTCACGTAAAGTCCCATTTTACTTTGGTTTTTCATCGTGGCTTTGTTTGATCCTGGTTTGAGCGTGAACTTCTTCTGTGCGACAAACTTTTTCAGGTTCTCAATCTTCATGACACTTCCATTGATATCAGCCTGGAACGACATCGCATCCGCAGACATGTTTTTGGCGTACTTACCGATGGACAGCAAAGCGTAGGATGCTGTCTGGGTGCTCATCCATTTGTCGCTGCTCAGGCTGTTCGAAAGTTTTTTCATCACTTTAAAAGCGTCTTCTTTCTTATTCATCAATACCAATGTCTCCAGGATCAGCGCAAGGTCGCGGTCGTCGGAACCGAATGTGTATGACAGTTCATGATATGATTTGACATCCGTACTTATGCTTTGGGTCAGTTTCGCTGCGGCCTCTGGTTGTCCGATGATGGAATAGGCAGCCGCCAGTCTCCATCGTGCACTTTCGGAAATGCCTGGTTGTTCTTTCAACCGGTTCATGGAGCCGATATCCGGATTCTTTGCCAGTGCCAGGGTATATAACCGGTATGCCTGCAGCAGGTCGCTGTTGTTCCTGGAATAACGCCATTGCACCGCCAGGTTGCTTTGGTAGTTCACCCAGTTCGAGAAAAATGAAGAGGGCACATTGTATCCGCGTGCAGCCGCTTCGATCAGGAAGTGCCCTGCATAACAGGTGCCCCATTCGCTGTATTCGGAATTGTTGCCAGGCCAATAATAAAGACCTCCGGAAGGCCCCTGGAAACTCACCAAACGCTGAATGCCCGCGTTGATGTTGCGGTTGATCTCCATGTGTTTGCTTTCCGGGAGTTCCATGAGTGCATCCAGGTATAACTGGGGAAACACGCCGGATGTGGTTTGTTCAACACACCCGTGCGGATATTGAATGAGGTATTTCAGGTGGCGCTCCAGGTCAATGGGAGGGAGTGTGGAAATCTCTACCGTGGCTTTGTTCGTTCCCGGCAACCCGAAAGCCGTAATGTCCGGTGACCAGGAGGCTCCTGGATCCAGTACCTGTGAAACCACATTCATCTCAGCAGGATTGGGTGGCCTTACATCCAGCTCCACCTCATACGTTGCTGTTTCCGAACCACTCGTTGCTTTTACGGTGACCTTGCCGGTGCCGATTGCATCTATAACCTTCAGATTGAAATTCACCGTTTGGTCGCCCGGTTCATCGAAGTTGATCGTTTGTTCCTGCTGTCCCGATATTTTCAACTGGCCCTTGGTTTCGATATGTACCGCCACGTTCCGTACATTTTTTTCCATGGCAAATACCGTTACCGGAAGGCTGACCTTTTCGCCCGGAGAAAGTACCCTTGGCATGGTGGCCAGGACCATCACGGGTTTTTTTACAGGTGTGGATTTTTCGGCGCAACCATAAGAGCCGTCATGCCCCGCCACAACCATGGTACGCACTGCTCCCACATACTGGGGGATATGTACAGTGTGTGTCCTTGACCCTCCATTGAGATAGAACGGGCCGAGGTACTTCACCACAGGTTTGAAGCGCTGTGCTTTTTTCCCTCCCTTGGGTTTGTTCACTTCATCACCGCCTACAGCCAACAGTTTGTCCAACTTGCCACCATATGCACCGATCACCTGGTCATACAGATCCCATGTTTTTACGCTGAGGGCTTCGCGTGCGTAGAATACCGGCCATGGATCCGGGGTCTTGAATCGTGTGAGTCCGAGCAAACCTTCATCCACAATGGCAAGGGTATACGACATCGGGTGTCCGTCTTTTTCCGATACGGTGATCTTTACATCCTCTTCTGGCCGTAAAACTTCAGGCATCTTGATCTCCGGGTGAAGTTCGGTGGATGGATCCACCACCTTGATCGGAACAACGCCATACATCCGGATGGGACGGTCGTTAACGGTTTGCCCATGTGGTTGAAGTAAGGTGACATGAAGGTAGGCGTTGGGTGCGAAGTTTTTTGTCACCGGTAGCTTGAAAACGGTTTGCCCGTCTTCGGTGCCCAGCCAGTACGACTGTAATACCTTGCTGCCGGATTCAATGCTCAGCAATGCACGCCCACCTTTGGCTGAAGGAATAGTGACAACAGCTTCTTCACCGACGGTGTAAGATTCTTTATCGGTATTGAAGGTGAGCAGGGCAGCTCCGTTCCCATCATTTCTGGCTCTGCCAGCCCATCCCGGCCAGTCGATGTATACTGTTTTTCCCGAACTGTGGCCACTCTCGGTATCTGTTACACGCACCAGGTAACGCCCCCAGTCGGGATAGTTGATACGGATGTTGAAAGTGGCTTCGCCTTTCTCATTCGTGGTTACGGTTTCCTGCTGAAGGGGACTGTGCCAGTTGTCATTGTTGTAGGAGGTCAGGTTGTCCGGAGAAGTGTCCCACCACCAACGCCATTCTACTTTGTAAAATTCCACCTTCAGGTTTCGGTTGGGTGCCGGCTTCCCTTTGTTGTCCACTGCCACCAGCCACACCGGATGATCCTGGTCTGTCAACAGCATGCCCCGGGTTGCATCGCCTTTGGGTAGCTTTAATCCGGCGTAATGTGTGAAAGGATGGAAAGGGATCGAGAAGCGATCCTGGCTGAAATCACCTCCCGGTTCGAAAACCTTGGTCAGGAACTTGGCGGTCAGCATCCCGGGTGCCCGATTTTCTGATTCGATCTTTCCTTCGATGCGCGTATTTCCTTCCTCATCCACCTTGCCTTCAAAAAGCGTCTGCTCCTCTGCATAGAATTTGGTGGTAGGGTCGTCAAATACATAATCGTTGTATTTGGGGAAATGTGTGACCGAAGGTGCCAGGGTCAGGTCTACTTTCACATCCAGGTTCTTTGCCTTTCCGCCGTGCAGCCACTCGGTGTGGAAGGGAATGCCACCCGCCAGTGAAGTAGCGTCGATGCTTTCCGTTCCAAACTTCATATCGATCTTCAGCCGGTTGGGTTTGATGTTCTCGATCTTGAAAGTTTTGCTGAACTCAATGGCGCCAATCTTAACTTTTCCTCCCCAGTTTCCCGTTGGAGCATCTTCGTCCGTCTTAAAGGCAAGGCGTGTAAATCCGTCTTCTGACTTGGGGTTTACGATGCGCTTCACCAATTGACCTTCCGGGTTCCGGAATTCGAATACCAACGGATGATTCTCCGGGAG encodes the following:
- the pbpC gene encoding penicillin-binding protein 1C; its protein translation is MAGRRRWVWRIIVACSVVALYLFWTCLPEPLFDDPVSTVIEDTDGHLMGARIAADGQWRFPPGDSVPEKFRRAIICFEDKRFYRHPGVDPLALARAIKQNLQTGHKVSGGSTLSMQVIRLSRKGKSRTIWEKAIEICMAIRLELRYSKTEILGLYASHAPFGGNVVGLEAASWRYFGRSPDQLSWAESSVLAVLPNAPSLLFPGRNKKALQNKRDRLLQQLQVHGDITAEEAKLAALETTPNRPLPLPHIAQHLLNRIHLEHGPGRYRTHVQLDMQLHAVDIVERHGKELAANGIYNAAVLIADVNSGDVKVYIGNEQGTSGDDHGRQVDVIPAGRSTGSVLKPFLYASMLTSGDILPNTLVPDIPINIGGYAPTNFDNDYRGAVPAHRALAKSLNIPAVLMLQQFGIEKFHHILQSCGITTLNRSPQHYGLSIILGGAEASLWDLAGAYASMARTLNHFRANNGQYDPGDYHTLRYLPDTTDNKRMLLNGSHLSAGAIWTTFNAMLDVERPEEEGAWREFASSRMVAWKTGTSLGFRDGWAIGVTPDYVVGVWTGNADGEGRPELIGLRAAAPILFDLIRILPHGEAWFDTPWDDLEKITTCKESGYRSTPLCGIPDTLTVPKSGVRLSACPYHRIAHITRDGKWQVHASCEQEGDFINESRFVLPPAMEWYYKKTSSQYQTLPPYRSDCLNDMSSDETHRSMELVYPRHTARIFVPRELDGNMGATIFKAAHREADAVIYWYLDQTYLGKTSDFHQMAISPPEGKHVITLVDQRGEELKKSFEIIGRDR